The Juglans regia cultivar Chandler chromosome 1, Walnut 2.0, whole genome shotgun sequence nucleotide sequence CAACCTCCTGCTGTCCTCCTCTACCGATCCGAACCATTCTTTCCTCCACGAATTCCGCTGCCTCTCCACCGAAGATGAAGACAGTACTTCCACCACCGCCAGTACCAATCGGTTTGATAGGCTGAGCTCCGACCGCTTCTCGCTCCCCAAGAGCATCTCCGTTCGGTCCACTGGCTTCACCAAGCCAAGCAACCTCCCTGCTGCGACTCAAAATAGCACCCCGACTCGCTCCTTCACTCGGCCACGTGTCCAGAATCAACTCTCCTCCGGATCGGTGGGTTCGATCAAAaccttaatttttctttcctttttaacaaattttgaattattgaaAATTAGACGCGTCAACTAGTTTGCTTGTTAATGCATCCATGCATTCTATAGCTTTCATGCTGTGAGGTAAATGTTTTGATGACGGTGTGCCGCGGTTGCAGCAAAAGGTGTATTTATCGGGGAAGAGGGTGGAGGAGCAGGAGGCGATGGAGTTGGAGGTGTACAATCAAGGGATGTTCAAGACGGAGCTTTGCAACAAGTGGCAAGAGAGCGGCACGTGTCCATACGGGGACCACTGCCAGTTCGCCCACGGGATAACGGAGCTCCGTCCGGTGATCAGGCATCCGCGCTACAAGACGGAGGTTTGCAGGATGGTAGTGGCTGGCGGCACGTGTCCTTATGGCCACAGGTGCCACTTCCGCCACTCTCTCTCCGAGCAAGAGAAGTTGTTGCCGGCCCCGCTTTGATATATGAGAGTATCACTTGCCACTGGCACGCTAGAGGCGATCCCGATGATCATCTGATATGGATTAATGGCCGTGGGTTTTGGGAGGCGTTCGTACGGAGCACTAAATGCTGTACAGAATCATAGATGCCATATAATACTCATGTTAACACTGAAAAGAATAATTAAAGATGATAATTAATTGATGATAAGATCATTCACGAACGTacgtgataaaataaaataaaaagaccgAAGttgataaatgaaataaaaggttttaatataatattggtGTGATCAGGATGAAGCTAAGTTGTGTGGTGGcgtaaagaaaataatttgtaattgGATTTAGTTTTGTTGTAGAAGTGTACTTGTATGTTTATGTACACTTTACGCCATGTATTCTGGTGGAGTGCATGTAACTAACCTAACAACCAAGCTTGATTGTAATGTCATGATGATATCTGTTACCTGATGATGATGGTGCGCAATTTTCCATTGAATTTAATTGTAGTACTGCATGATCGATCTCTTCCTATTTGTTTCTCCTGGCCTCTCACTATGTTTCTCTGTCAGCAACGTACCACGTGTTTGGGCATGAgttgtttgtgaataattagaGGTGAGATTCGGCCGTCCGGCCATTTTTAGACCGGATCAGTCCGATCCGGTTCAAATTATATAAGACCGAATCGGTCTccaatttaggatttttcatcTCGAATCGGactatatgaaaattaaaaaaatataaatatattttattatttctataaataattattaatatatcacaatattacataatattatattctttaatgtataactataatatatagtattagaatatattaatatattaacatattataagagttatagtataaattatagtatatgtataaatttataatagtattagtatagtcaacttaatatgttagtattaaatcactataactacatagagtattatttaatatagtattagtagtgtATTACCaatttatcactaacatatagtatattagtaatactactagtatagttattagttatagtaTCGGTactaagtctataactatatatatatatagatctatgtattattatattctttaatgtataactataatatataatactggtatatatatatattaataattgtacaatttattatgtaattttcatttaataaaccacttaatttttaatttagtatttcaaataaattttttttattaatcaattttttaaaaaaaaaaaaaaaaagaatgatggaccaaccagaccggaccggtgcTTAGGCTGTTCAGTTCGGTCCAGGGCCTGGACCAAATAGGTCGGGTCCGATCCACAAAACCTCCCGAAACCATACTGAACCGAAGTTACCCCTATGGATAATCTTACCTGGTGGGTTTGTGGAGCCTCATCTTATTGGTGTGTGGGCCCGACTTAATGACTCAATACAAcaattgttatgattttttagtgGGATTTTAATAAGGCTTGTGCCATGGAGCacatacattattttttatttggaaagtgCTAGATAAAAAGTTCGCTCGACATTTAGTTCGAAGAAAGTCCAAGTAAAAAATTCACTTGACAGTCACTTGACTTGGGGCTCGAGCGAAGACCAGACATAAAGTTCGCTCGATGCACATTCGACACTTGAGCGAATATCgcagaaaagtaaaaattaagataTCTACCGTGTAATCCTATAAGGctataaatatgtttattatGAACAATATGATTGTTCCATATagtgaaattttatttcaaagtaTATTTTGTGATTCTCTAGCATAATAAAATCTTCTACAATTCTATAGATATAGGCATATTACCGAATcgcattaattttatatattgtttgctactgtttatttttattttatttttcatctttgatTTCAGTTTTCACAACACTACCCGTTGTAGTCGTTACATTATGTGATTGATAACttaaatgtcattttctttttccacgtTCATGGACGAATTCTGGAGCGCGCCTCACACTTCACGCATGGCTTGGCCGTTCGATCGCAAAATGATGGAGAGGCGACAGTACTGCTGCAGCGTGTCATCATGTCATCACCAGCTAGAGCCATTAATTTGGCACGATGACCTCATTGAATATATATCCTACTTCTAAAATTTTGTAGTACTTGAGAGCATTGGTAATGCCTCTAAAATTTGGctataatcttaatttttagttataatattaatttttttattaggtgtgtTTATATTAGACTAAtcatcttaaagtcaaaataataatataatattatatattttaataatatttgacaattttttttttttttatattttacaaatacacttcaaatatttaaataatatttgacaaaaaatatttttatacaatacaCATCAGCACAAAATAAAACTGAAGTTCTTTTTCCCAcaaattgaagttttttcaCAACAATCTCAGCTAATTGTGTAGTAAGACAATGTCAACATATACCTTAGCCAACAATCTCTTTACTTCCATTGATAACCACCGATTGTAGGAGCATTATATTGAGATATTGTAAAATTACATCATAGACTGATCCAGACAAGGCATCATGAAGGATAACTAAACACTTACACCATTGAAACATGGATTAACAACCCCATTTGTAGGTATTGCAGTCTCTCTTTCATAATGATCCACATGATGACACACTTCCTTGGAAAAGGACAAAGTTCTAGCTGCATTTTCCACTCTTACTTTTCTCAATATATTTCAAACAGTCGGCACCAGAGCTGTGAAGAAGAATTAGCAAACTAAcctcaaaagggaaaaaaacaataGGAAGAACAGATGCTAACATATAAGAGATTGTTTCATATCACCAAAAATGTAGTCAAAACATATTTGCTAAGATAGTATTTCAGACAGAGTTACGAACCCAGACAGATAGTATTTTAGCAGCTTTCAGCAACTTTCGCACCAACAACCACAACCTATAAACCCAATATctcaaaaatcaattaaaattcaCACCAAAATGAGCATGAATGCAGACATGGGTCAACTGAAATTGCACAAACAAACATATAACAGCTTTTATAGCTTCTATAACAATGCAAACATGGGTCAACTGAATGTCACAATACACGTTCCACAAAACAATGAAGATTATATCTATAGTCTCAGAAAAGACTTTGTGTGGTTCATACTTAAGCCAAAAAACAAAGGGGACTatgttttcaagatttttttacaAAGGTTAGAACATAACAGCTTCTCTCCACCACCCATAAATTACAACAAGTAGGGAATCAACACAAAAAGATAAGCATCACAATGTACATTTTACTCTGTTGTGATGATAAAGTGTAGCTTGTAAGGGTAACGATTAAGAAGTCTAAAAACTCATCCCTATGAAATAAATGATACTGTCTATAATCAAgcaagcgaaaaaaaaaaaaaaaagaagaagaagagagagagagagagagagagagaagataggTCCTTTTACGCTAGAAATGGAGAAAGACttaaacaaaatattgttaaacGAACATCAACTGGAAATGCAGATGTCATTGCTCATTTATTTGGGCACGAAGGCTATCTACATTCTACGGTATGATTAAATGCTagacactttttttaataagcaaatGCTAGAGATAGATTTACTTACAGTTAGTAGAATTTATCGAAATTGCATGTTTATGTGGAGGGCATATAGTGTAAATAAAAGGAACATCAACTTTGTAATTGCGTGATTCAATCATGGAAccaaatttatgtaaataaaaaccAGTATCAAAGTAGGAAAAAATTGCTTTTCTCAATATCGCTAAACACAAAATAAAcatttagaaatataaaattcagGATAACATATCTTGTGTAGGAAGAAGGAAGATCATTCAAATTGACATCGCACAATGCAGGCTTCTTCCATAGAATTTGAACAATATATCAaggttaaaattataaattcaaatttgtAAACTGTCATTGTTGATGCCATCGTTCTCTTAGCCATTCACCCAAACATTAAATCTGCTTGGATTGTTGGAGACTTGGAAGGAAACCATTCCCTAACAAATCAAAACCCTGGCATGAAATAAAAACTAGAATCAAGAAAGTCATAGAAATCCACAAATCTCCAACAAACCAGAATGCatatagaaagaaaagaacCCATAGACTATGAGTAATCAAAGTTTTGCAGctcaatattctttttttttttattacatgtaaGATAAGGCAAGGCCATCTAGCACATCCCTTCACTAATTTGGATTTGGAAAGTACCATGAAACTTcactatttttttgtattttcttgacaAACCAAGCAAGAGTAGAATTTCTAACAAGACGcatacaattaaaacaaaacctacaaatcaaaatcacaaaacaagaAGAATGAACAAAGAGAAGggcaaaaaagggaaaagaaaatagagagaaaaggaagagaagagcGAGGAAGAGACTTACCGTTTGGCCTGGCCTGGAAGAAGACGGAAAGAAGACTTTCACGCGAGAGAAGAGGGACGAAGAAGGGAGAGAAGAGGGCGACGAGAGCGTTGCGAGtctgaagagagagaaaagaacgagGGAAAGAGATAGGGGACGTTgacaaaaagaataaacaatAGAGAGCTCCCTTAATGTGCTGTAGCTGAAGTGTTGAGTATTGGACCTTTAGCTAGTTTACTGTAGAGGCTTTTTCTCACATATAGGtaaaatttagacttgtatTGGTATTTGACTAGGCCATTTCCAATGCTCGAATTGCCAATGCTCTTGAGGGTGTATACAAATCCAAatgtaaaatcacatgttatgttttgaagattatttttgtcattcaaaaaaaaaactttgatattggattatgcatatttgagtcaaaataataataaaaaaatatattttttaattattattaactttttctttcctaaaattattattatatatatatataaattttgtaattaaaacccACAAAGTTACCCTTCGATATTAATTTGAAGTGACAAATCAATGGAAAGCAAGAGTGCATGAGCACCTGATGAAAGATGAGAGGGCCACTTGAAGCAGGGAGATCAGTGAGAATATATGGCTGTTAAAAACCACCATCTCCTAATAGAATGGATATATATTTGTCAGTGAGCGTGCCTTATTATGGACAATAAAGATGTGAACTTAGTGACCACTGTCATCAAAGAGTCTGCACCAAAGATGTTTTCTTTTGATACTTTCGTGTTTTATTCCCTTTTCTCGATGGCATTAATCATGTCACATGCatgatgttttctttattttatttattttcctgttGGTCTTTGGATCAGTTAGAAATAATTCATGTTTGGTCCTTAGCTTCAAGCCTTGAAAGATATATGAGGTTTTGTTGAACTTTGAAATTACGAGATTAAATTATGCCTTCAATAAATTACTAATTGTATTAAAGTActctttaatttgtaatttccAATCTCACGTGGTGTGACAGAGTTAAAGATGTGAACTTTATGTTCCTAATACTAATTGAAGGAATATTTCATGTGGACCGCATTTTGCATGGAAGGAAAAAGGACCCAACCACACTACATTTTATACGAATTTGGTTCTCTTTTACATTTCGCGTGGTTGTACGTAAAAGATGTCTTCGAGCATCACAaaatttggtctaaaaaaagaagtatttttttatggtaatgAAAGAATACATTCACTACTTAGTGCGTTCTTTGTCATTAATGAAAGAGTAGGTACGGTGAGATGTGAGACACTCTCAACTCAGATCAAGTTTTTGTTTGGTTCCAAAGAAATTTCTTGGAACTTTCTCTAAAGCCTTCGTAGCGTACAAATGGTCAAGCTCTTTTCTCACGCGAGAATCTTTAGATTCTTTTTGTCCTTTCCATGAACTTTAACCTTTAGCCCTTTTAGTTTTCATAATATGAAGACATGCCCTTTTAGCCTTTGATCAGTTGTTAAAATCAGCAACCCCTGCTAATAAGAAAAGCTCAATGAGAAAAAACtatttgggttttaaaaaaatttccgTTATGCACTCAACTTTATAAATTGTGGAAGAATAtggatgatgatttttttttttttaacaaaaaaacaaattatgttaTAGAAGTTAATTTGCAGTCCTGCTCTTTAAAAAGAACTGCAAAATACAGAGactatattaacaaataatccaaaataaaaggatggtTTTGCAATACAGCAGCTTTATTTGGGTAGATGAGGTGGTGGTGGTCCAGCTCCTATATAAGAAGGGCAAACTCTCTTGTTTCTACCCACAGACGTGGGAGGAAACGAAGTAGGAACTGACGATGAAACGAGAATAGGGAAAGGGAGATTGTAGCTACTGGAAGTTGTAGGAATGGGCTGTTTGGGATGAATGAAAGTGGAGGTAAATCTTTGGATTTACAGTGTTAAATTCTTCCCAAAGCCGCCCATTCCGATGATTTCCGGCAGTTCCTCCCTTTCCcttctgtctctgtctctctctgtctctctctctctctggtttctGCTTGTGCCTTGTTATGTAGCTGGTGGAAGgtagaattctctctctctctgtttttttttaaccatgTTCAGATCTTGACCCtgctttctttttccttttccaagtTGGTACGCAGTTTCCCGATTCCCCACGGCAGAAAAAGGGAAATGAATGTATAGAATAGTCATTAAATCTTGGATATAGCATGCCATCTTATTTAGCGTATTGTATGGTATTTTTTAGATCTAGGGCTCTCCGTACGTTCTTGTACAGATACATGAGTAGATGATCTTGTTTTGATCTttgtaaaaataagaaaagataaaCAGGGAAATGCTTATTTATACCGAATAAGCAGCACCCGGGACAGTTCCTTTTCCTGTGATTGTGATTATCATATGTCTGATATGCAAGCAAGTTCAGAAGATATATATCAATCTCTTACGATTTAGGTTCTCAAATGTTGTCGATGGTTTAACGGGAAAGTGGCACTGGCAACTCCTGAAGGGATCGATCTGGGTGACAGGACCGGACAAGAAAGATGTAAATGACAGAAATACGAGAGTTATAATTGGTGAGTattagtaaaaatatatatttttttaatttttttaatgattaaaaatgttacaaaaatatttaaaataaaatgataaaaaaataaaaataaaaaaacttaaaatatacatgatatacttaaatataaataaataataataaaataataatcctatcactacccttaCTTTGATTGACGGAATTGAGGGAGGATAGAAAGTTGACAAAAAAGGCCAATAACATATCTCAAATCCAACTTAAAATTTTCTACTTTTTGGGTCAACCGTACTCCTAGTAATCTATTCGCTGAGTTCTTTTTTCGAAGGATGGACCTAACGTTGAAGCTAGTATTAGGACCTGATAATTAGGTTGCATTTAGATGTCAGTTAAATTTAATTGAGTtgtgtttttataaatattaataaattgagTAATTGAATGagttatatgaaatttatttaaattaaatttaaagtatatttaaatattaaaataaatttaatattttttataaaaaattaaaaaaaattataaatctcacgtataaaaatattttaaattaaaaaaaattatgaatttcacgtgtaagaaggttttaaattgttataaatttaataatttaaaattgagtgtttgaatgttagactcaatttaattaaaattagaataaactAAACTGAGTTTAGCTGAATTTGGAAATCAAACGCAACCAAGACtatagaataatgctagagccacTATTGGGGCTCCTGTTGGACTttagcatgtgtttttttatgtatttttttatatagatttttttaacaattttaaatattttgaaacaataaaaaaaatcacaaaatcattaaaaaatacttccttaatcacgaatgaagtattttttattttacttcgtcattaaagaagtattttttaatgatttttttttttttactttctgattaagaaagtattttttaatgatattctaaatttattttatttttttaaaatattaaaaaatattaaaaaaatctatataaaaaataactttaaaaaaatacatgctagagcTGGCATAAGTCCTAagcggtggctctagcattGTCCTTAAgactatatatgcatgcataaataACTTTTATCTGTTATAACTTGAGGCTTTTTTATCCTAAATATTCTTAAATAAGATTTAGAGACTCCTAAGGCTGTTAATTTGGTTTCAGCTGATTAACCAGCTTTCAATATTTTTCCGTTTGTATGTTATATGCCATGTATGATCTTTCTTTTAAGCTAGGAGTGATAGAGCGTTACAACCGAATTACAgtcatttatcatttttaataatataatattttttaaatatttaacttcatcaaatcaaaataaaagtcaaactaaaattttaaaaaatatattatatttttaatctttagtACATGTAATTAACAAATTGTTAACAAGTAGTTGGCCgttgttaattatatatatgatagctAGCTAGAAGCGCGACAGTCTCGATATAGTGCGGTGCTACGTACATAATGATATGTTGCTACATGTAGTGATTTCGTTGTCATAATTGATTTGAAATGGATCGTTATGAATAATTTCCACATCTTACTCAAATATCGAATCTACGCGcgccagttttttttttcctacgaGCCTATTAATATTGCTGCCCCCCACAATAATAGCGAATGGATGCACCCAACAGCTTCTAGATCTGCTCAGATAATTTGTGTTTTCGCCACTCATAGATCATCATGTCTACCTAAGCTTGCAGGAGGATCCACTCATGTCCTCTCACTCATTTCTATATGCGAATTACATTCAGACGGATCGAATTCATCGtgaatatatgttatatatttatcatgttGGGTTAAGTACTTATTTTTGCTACTCATGAAATTTCTGAAACAAATGACACAAAGGGGAGAAGGGattgtagctagctagcaacaTTATGGGCCCTCCACATGAAGTCGCAAAATTTACAAGTAACgaacattatatttatataggggtgtaaatcggtccagtccggtgATAGACCGAAATTTTCGATTCATAATTTTTCATGGACCGAACCAGAGCAAACATCTATAGGGATCGTACCGAACCGATAGCcacctaattattttattattttttcatcttaattgtttaaaataaattaataaaaaaat carries:
- the LOC108987937 gene encoding zinc finger CCCH domain-containing protein 14; protein product: MDKDVSPPSNTGTITEFITSSPIASHDSIPPPPPSSSPDNTASFDYLLKNQNFGTDFASLYRSIFPPKSTSISFSPSTCCSSSINDDLNSDTIATQQRLNQARLILQYQELNSHYDRCCSRLLDLIAEADLLRQENAHLRIINTELLKLLSSQASFHNLLLSSSTDPNHSFLHEFRCLSTEDEDSTSTTASTNRFDRLSSDRFSLPKSISVRSTGFTKPSNLPAATQNSTPTRSFTRPRVQNQLSSGSQKVYLSGKRVEEQEAMELEVYNQGMFKTELCNKWQESGTCPYGDHCQFAHGITELRPVIRHPRYKTEVCRMVVAGGTCPYGHRCHFRHSLSEQEKLLPAPL